The Rhea pennata isolate bPtePen1 chromosome 5, bPtePen1.pri, whole genome shotgun sequence nucleotide sequence ACAGTGTCCTATTTACCATGTGGTTTTAATATACCACACCAAAAAGCAGGTATCTGatacttgttttaaatacagacaCTCTGGGTTTTTCTAATTAGTCATCATCTACGTAAATGAGTAAAACTGCTCATTGGACCAAATTGACAAGTCCTTCccaagaattttcattttcttccaagcCTGTGAGCAAATTTAGCTCTACCTGTGAAAAGTTAGTCAACATGGTCAGATAAAGCAGTGGCTAGTAACATGCTTTCCAGCTATTTCTGCCattgctcctttttctttctgaacagtAGTGAAAGTTCcattacataaaaaaaatctgtgcaataACCTCTCAACACAGGCAATAAACCTTCTCAGGTTTCTCTGACAAACCTACAAACCTCCACACATACACATCAAACCCATAAAGGGCAGGATGAGTTTGCCGACCACATAGGAAAACCCCTGCACCCTAACTTATCTTCAGTTAGAGATGTTCGCCACGTGGAAACAATTCTGGACAGTGCTATCCTGAAACCTACTCATTCTGCAGCATGTTCACCTCCTCTGCTGACCGTCTAGGCACAAACCACAGATGAGTCACAGGCACATCCAGGGAAGAAATCTCTGAAGCAGTTAGTATATTTGGCTGTAGAATGGAACCACAGTAGATACTCACCATTCTAACAGTTCAACCTTTAAGGAAGAGAACTGCTGAATATCAGAGCTGAGATATAATCTGTGAGTACAAGTGTTCTCACAGGTAAGGCTTTATGCCCTTTCCTACTTAGTCAGCTCCTAAGTGCTTTTCAAACCCGTGAACACAATTTCTCCAGTCCCACGGCTTTGCTCAGGGCTGTCATTTTACTTGTATTTTCACATTGAAGCTGTTGGTACCTACAGCTCTGATAGTGCCTAAGATATGCTTAATTGATGATGGTTTTACATTCAGGGTGCTGATGCTAGTTTTACAAACTCACGCGAGGCGACTGCAATTCttagaggaaagaagaaaaaatgaaatgctgtacTAATAGAGAATCtgcatctcacatgagtctaAGTGACACCCGAATAGAGTGCATGGATAAACCCAGTAGCCTGCCAGATTTCACATGACAGTTCCAGGGAAAGGCAATCCCTTTGCTGGAATAGTGAAGTTGAGAGCAAGATCATTGGGGCTTGCAtagaaaggaggggaggggaagtaGGCAAAGTGTGAGGATGTGACAAAATAAGAGAGTAATTAACATTAAGGACATATACCAGCCACACATTCTGCTCTTCTGAGAAATCCCAAGATCTGGAGATGCCTGAATTCCTGTCTTTCTATCCTTCTCTTTCCCGTGACTCAGAAAAGAGGAGGGTTTTGGGGAGAATAAATCTGCCAGGTTGGCATGGCCAAaacccttttcttctcccctccatTATCTGTGGTGTACTTTCTGATCCCTTTTGACTTTCCCACAAGACCTGGAATTGTAAGTCCTTACCCTTCTCGAGCAGTCTCAGGTGCATGTATGAGATAAATTTGCATCTGACTAACATTATCCTCCTCAGAGATTTggattcttcttcctctgcatgTGTCCCTCCAGAATTGTTAATAATATTGTTGTTatagctgacttttttttctttttcataacaGAAAGATGTTACAGTCCAATAGATGGAATCTCACCAGCCAGGTCCTGAAGAACTAGCAGGTGATGACCTATCAGACTGCAGAGGGTTTTTTATCTCATCCAGGCTGGAATTAGCCCAAAGATATTACTGAGGGTGGACAATGAACAACACCACTAGATGCCATGATGATCACGCCCTggataaatatttgtttccatttgtgTACAGTATTGTGATGGTGATCAGCATTCCCATCAACTGCATATTCCTCTATGCATCTTGCAttcagatgaggaaaaagaatgagCTAGCGGTCTACCTCTTCAGCTTGTCCCTGGCTGACCTCTTGTACTCTCTGATTCTGCCTCTGTGGATTGATTATGCGTGGCATGGAGATAACTGGAGGCTCTCTGCCTTACTTTGTCAGATATCTGCATTCCTTATGTACATGAATTTCTACACTAGCACTGCATGCCTCGCTTGCATCTCTATCAACAGGTACCTGGCATTAGTTCACCCTTTGAAGCTCCAGCATTTGCGCACAAGAAGATTTTCCTTGATTGTCAGCATAGCTGTTTGGCTTTTGGAAATCATCTTGAATTCAGTCATCTTGATGAACAAAGAAACATTCAATGATCCTTGCAATTCCACTAATCACACATTATGTTATGATAAATACCCCCTGGAATGGTGGCAGGCACAGCTAAACGTATTCAGGATATGCTCGGGTTACCTGATCCCTCTGATAATCATTGTGTTCTGCTATTATAGAATCTATCAAGTGGTAAGGTATAATCAAGCCACagtagatgaagaaaaaaagaaaatcagaaaactaATACTGAACATCACAGTTACTTTCATTGTTTGCTTCACTCCTTATCATGTTGTATTACTTATTCGCAGCATCAAAGAACCTTACACCACCAACCCACAGTTTGTCCAGTTGATGTATAAGATTTACAGAATCACACAGGCCTTAACAAGTTTGAATTGCATTGCTGATCCTATTCTTTACTGTTTTGTGAGTGAAACTGCAAGAACAGACATTCTGAATTTGCTGAAATGTCGCCTGTATTTACGAAAGCGTGAGGGAAACCAAGCAAATGCTCTGTCTAATTCTGCTATAAAGAGCAGTGCACTGATCACTTGCAGAACTTCCTGTGAGACTCTCTCAAAAACATCTGAGAGAGATAATAGTCCAAGAAACATTTGATAATATAAAGCCTGTACCTAAGAAATACCCCCCAAATTAGACACTAGTCTAAGGAAAATTAGTGGTGTTGGGCAGTAAAGAGCAGCCTTTTATTGGAGGGTTTCACATACGACTGGCACATGAAGTGCATGATCTGAAAGATGAAAGGGAGGATAGACTACTGGGTTCTCTGGAGCTAATAATGACTTATTATAGGGTCAGCGAAATCAATGGAGCATCAGAACATATCTTTAAATCAGATGGTACATAAATCAATGTCAATAAACAAAGTCACAGTCAAGAAACATGAACATGACACATTGACAAAATTACTAAGGAGCCTCCATAGAATGGCCTTCTGTCTCAGCTTGCTAGCTACCCTGCATGTACCCCACAGGTATATACTCGCATGTATGCTGAGCATACATATACTCAGCAGGAAAAAGGCTGGAGTCCTCTTCAGGCAGCCTTTGGTGGACTTCTCTTTTAAATCAGTACTGTGATAGAAATTAATaaagcacacatgcacacacacacacacaccccgcaCACGtgcgcacacgcacacagaaATCAATCACATGATTGACAAAGGAGCAGCTAGAGAAAGTATAGTAAATCTTTTAATTTGATGATGCAATTTACGCTGCTCTGATGgtttctgtgtttcagaaataaGTCAGGTCTTCCTGCTGCATACCACTGACATCAGCCACTTCTTAAAGTAGTCTACATCATGTAGACAGGTACTTACCTGCTCATAAGCTTTTCAGCTTTTGTATTCTTCGGAAAATGTATGTTCTAGTGAATGACCCTATGTCATGTGATTTCATTACAATATGAATGTTGGGTTTCAGATAGTTGAAGATTCATTACATAGCGTACGCATAGAGGACCAAACTCCAGCCACTGATGGCTTATatgagatggatttttttcctggcacgtacaggagaaaagggaaggattGAAAGGTTAGGTTTCACATCTCCACAACATAAAAGACCAGTCTTCAGTCTTGCCTATTATGGCTGAAATCTGGAGCGTGGTTATATTTGCAGAGTCAACAGAGCAAGAAGTTTATATCAATTTACTTAACTGTGAATGGATGCTTCAGTTAGTTTCTAGGGCTCTCAGTCTGCCaggttaaagaaaaatatacaagcAAACAATAAGAGTGGCAGCAAAAGAACCTACACTTTTAGAAAGATTGAAGTTAGCACAACTCAAAAGTACAGACATTAATCAGGGGTCTGGTCCTGCACAGGCCCCTGCAATTGCTTTATAATTCACTATTGAGTGGTGGGCACTTGTCCCTGAAGCTCATGAAAAGGCAGTTAAAGACACtgtggaaacttttttttttttttttctctgatacaCAGTGGTCACAAGCAATATGGAAATTCTTATGAAAAgatgtgtgtgcatataaattttaagtttttccaTCATAAAAAGCCACATTCACTGATTTCACAAGTTCCTGGTTGTGTCTATTTATACTTTCAACTCATTTCACATTCTGAGAGGAGAActtatgaggagaggctgagggaactGGGCTTCAGGGGGTCCTGATGGCAGCCTTACAACACCCTACAAGAGACTActgagaagatggagccaggctctgtACAGAACTGCATAGTGTGAGGACCAGAAACAATGCAcgtaaattaaaaaaaagaaagatttggaCTAGATATAAGGAGAAACTTTTTCACCATAAGAACTGCCAAGCATTGGTGAAGGCTGCACAGTGACATTGTGCATTCTCCATCCCTGGAGGCTTTCAAGACTCGACTGGGTAATGCCCTGAGCAACCCAATCTGACCTCATAGCTAACCTTGCTTTGAGCGTGGGGTTGGGCTAGAGACCAGGTCCCTTGCAACCTGAAATATCTTACAATCCTGTGAATTTCATAAACATGTTTGTCACTACTTTGGCAGACACATTCTCTAAAGAATAtgttcccttcccttctttgcTTCCATTTATCTGTttgctggattttgttttgttttaatgtgcaTTTTCCTGTAATTTCTTCTTATATGTTATGAAATTAACAGTATGCAAGTAGCAGTGCAAGTCACTCCACCACAGATGTGGCCCTGTGCTGACCTAAGAACATAATGTGTTTTGCAACAGAATGTGAAATTTTACTGCAGCACTGTAATAAAAGAGGAACCAATCTTTTCTTGTAACTTCATTGTACTCTGTGTCAGAGACTGCTGTTTCACCTCAAAGATTAACTTCTAGGACGCACAAGGTAATGCAAACTGCTACTCTTTCTGAAGACATTTGTGAGTCACCATCAGCAAAAGAACAGTTCCACCTGCAACACACCAACATCTAACCTCTTCCCAGTGCATATTGGGGTGGGTTTATAAGAACAGAAACAACAGTGCAGTAATCAGAGAGTTGCAAAGAGATGCCAAGTGGCAGCACAGGCACTGGTGAAGCTACAATCCCACAGCACCTGAGCAAGTTGAGTATATCAGGTCTGGCGATGGTAACCAGGGTCAGCCAACAGTCCCTTGATCACTGGACAAATCCATAGTGTCAAAGCAAGTCTGAGGTCAAGCCAGGATGTCAAGCCAGCAAGGCAAGATCAGGATCAGCAAAGTAGAAGGCCAAGTACAGAGTTGCTGAAACGAAGCTCAGGCAAGGACAAAGGGCACATGTGTGAGCTTAAAAGCAGGTCTTGTGCTAATGAGGTGAGCACACCAACAAGAATCCTCCTGGCTCTTTAATAGTGGTCTGGCTCCTGGTCACATGGAGTGCCTGTTACTGTTGGGCTCCAACACAGGCAGCCAAACCCTGAGGTGCCAGGGGAAGAGACTGTGGAGGCTGTGGATAAACTCAAGGCCATGGCATTGTGCCAAGAGCTTCATTTCCGTAAAATTTACCTCCGAAAATTTTTATAAGTTTTCCACCATTGCTTATGAAGGCCCTAACTTGGACCAGCTTATGTTGTGTATAGACATATCAGTTCCTATATTAACTCCCTGTATTGCTTCTCAATCCACTTCAAAATAAAGGGGGACAATGACAATACCAGGCAAATAAGCTAGGCTTCACTGGTGCAGATCATTATTCTTTTCTGATGCAACTTCCAcattggctttgtttttttcctgtcagtggCGTTAGTCCTGAGTCATGTGGTCAAAGACTAGCAAAGACTCTTGCctatccatttttattttgagtcTTTAACACCTCTAGCTGTagagcagctgagagagatGAAGGGAAGTGTGAACTTGGCTTACAAGATTAAAATATTCCACTTCCTGTTTCCACTGCATTACTAATGTGATTCTGATTACTTAGTGATGATCTTCAGCAG carries:
- the GPR65 gene encoding psychosine receptor, producing MNNTTRCHDDHALDKYLFPFVYSIVMVISIPINCIFLYASCIQMRKKNELAVYLFSLSLADLLYSLILPLWIDYAWHGDNWRLSALLCQISAFLMYMNFYTSTACLACISINRYLALVHPLKLQHLRTRRFSLIVSIAVWLLEIILNSVILMNKETFNDPCNSTNHTLCYDKYPLEWWQAQLNVFRICSGYLIPLIIIVFCYYRIYQVVRYNQATVDEEKKKIRKLILNITVTFIVCFTPYHVVLLIRSIKEPYTTNPQFVQLMYKIYRITQALTSLNCIADPILYCFVSETARTDILNLLKCRLYLRKREGNQANALSNSAIKSSALITCRTSCETLSKTSERDNSPRNI